taTATTTTTCACCCATTTATTCAacatattacatatctagactatgtttgtgtgacttttccaaaatacccttaatatgtttgtaattttacgTCGCGTCTGTCTTCCTCTcgtctgacttcacagaattcaccttatgcgaagtctgcgaagataaTGTTTGGTTTATTAGATGACTTCAATTCGCAAATTTCTCAATATGCGAAGTCCGAACGAGTTTTTgcaaagtggtatataacaacaaAAAGGCACAACAATAAGGGAttccaacattaaaatcataacattatcaaaatttacaaaaagATTGCTACAAtaataacattaaaatcataacattgtcaaaatttacaacaaaattACCACAATAAATTCTTAACAAATCATTTTAAAGCGAACGTGACGAATCTGGACGGAAATTTCTCCTTGTATTGGAAGTCcaaaccttttgggatgagaaatggaagtccataccttttgggatggacgtatCACATGGtacacaacaagattgccacaataactcctaacaaatcattttAAATTGAATGTGACCCATCTTGAAATGGAAATCcataccttttgggatggatgtctcTCATTGCATCctagtacgccgccttccagaatggaatgttatgtattcaaccacctttagaaaaatttaatcgtgttaggcagaaaaggacgatttggcttcgcgaaatgaggattcgcgaagcatgcgaatataAATGTGGAGGGAAgaggatgattttacttcgcgaatcgataATTTCGCAAAGTCTGCAAGGTGTGAAatgtgacgatctacttcgcgaGTCGATGATTTTGCGAAGTCTACGAGtgaaaaatcatgaacttttctactcgtaGACTTCGCtaaatcatcgattcacgaagtagatcgtcacgttttaGGCTATTTCTCATCGCAGATCTTCACGAAACCAGACTACGCGAAGTGATTTTCTAGAAAACGGAGGaaaaacagtagatacttatattttttgcgcctttcaccattaaaatcgacaataacaatatgataaacttggaaaaacgatgaaaataacgtagaataaccatttcttcaatggtcacaagaagaaagaaaccaagaaacgagcaggaacatgaagatgaagaaccatggcttcgttttctatgattaggaagatgaagaatcaagagatgaagagagaaagagGAAAAATATACGGTGATGTGGAGAAATTGTGCAGATTTCGTGAAATTTAAAAGAAGAGATGGAGATCAAAAGTCTGGAAGTGCAACCGTTCGCGTAAGGAAGAGAAGGGGGAAGGGAGAAGATGAAAGGGTGaaggtattttgggaaagtcataCAAATATAGTCTAAATATATAGTATGTTGAGTAAATGtgttaaaaatgtaaataaatctTTCACctgacccaattttgtaattttcccttaaataaatcataaatattatttgtttttataaaaaaatgcgGTTTTAACTATCATTGACCAATTGttgatgtatttatttatttttcaccaATTTTTGGAATTAGAAATCTAAATCTTGTAAAttatgagattaattaatttgttttgaAGTTTGCTACTGTGTAGCGTATGTATCTCGCACTAGCATATTCAACCCTGAAACGCTTCGTGTATTCAGCCTACCTTCTCCCTCCAGCTCCTTGCGCCGCATCTTCACCAGTAACCAGTAGAGCAGCAACCGCCACTCCCAGAACTGTAATACCTTTCCTCTTTATCATTGTTGGatttcaatttctcttccatTGTGAGTTTACTTGTACACTTTCTTCTCATCATACTCTTTGTTTGTTGCTTTTCGATCACTCTCCTCTTTAACTTCAATCGCATTCTCATGACTAGTGATGCTTTTCCCCCTTAGGTTCTCttttagaagaagaaaaggaagaagataATAGTTATGTTGGACATCAATCTCTTCAGGACAAGCAAGGGCCACAACCCTGAAATTATCCGCGAATCTCAACGACGCCGTTTTGGCAATGTTGATGTCGTCGACGAGATTATTGTCCTTGACGAGGAGTGGAGAGCGCGTAATCATCTCAATTTATCTACTTTTTCTTCTTATGATGCCCGGTTATGCTTATATTTGTTCATTTCTTTAGGTCAATTTGAGCTTGATAATTTGCGAAAAGAACTTAATAAGATAAACAAGGAAGTTGCAAAGATCAAAATAGTGAGtccttttccttttattttttgttaaataattcACCTTAAATTGCTTTATTGTGAAAATTAAGTATTCTGGTTCCTCTATTTTCTTGTTGATCTAAATAAGGCGGGTGGGGATGCAACTGAAATTATTGAAAAGACCAATGAGAACAAGCGGCTGGCTGCTATAAAACAAACTGAGGTGGAGGAGGCCAAAGAAattttgtataagaaattggCATCTGTTGGGAACCTTGTGCACGATTCTGTGCCTGTTAGTCAGGATGAGGTTGGTGTTATGttctttttccttcattttCATATCCCTAAGATTGTTGTGATGTTGAtgttatcacaaaaaaaaaatgttatgtTTCCCTTTACATTTGTTGTTAATTTCTTTTTCTGCAGGAAAATAATGCCATAATTCGTACATGGGGTGAGAAGCGATCGGAGCCAAAATTAAGAAACCATGTTGATCTTGTTGAGCTTTTAGGAATTGCAGATATCAAGAAAGGTATCAGAAGTACTTCGATTGTGTATTTTATTAGTGACAAAAATAACTAGTAACCAATCTATTAATTTCTCTTGTTCCATGTATGTGCAGTAATATTTCACTTGCATTGTCCAAATTATTGTGGTTTTGCATTGATAAAGTTCAAATGCATTGTGGATTACTATGATAAATGAAACACTGTATGAAATTTCCATCTTAAATGGAATAATTGTTTGTCTTTGCCAAAATGAACACTATGAATAAAATTTCTTGTATTAGTACTGGTAGTAGCTCGTGTGTCCTCTGTTTTTTGTTGATTATGTAACTCATGCTAATGCCAATGTGCTTGAAATGATTAGGTGCCAATGTAGCTGGAGGTAGAGGCTTCTATTTGAAAGGTGACGGTGTTAGACTGAATCAAGCGTTGATCAATTTTGGTCTGGATTTCTTGGAGAAAAGAGGTTACACTGCTTTGCAGACTCCCTTTTTCATGAGACAAGACATCATGGCAAAGTGTGCTCAGTTAGCCCAATTTGATGAAGAACTTTACAAGGTATACTTCTTAAAAGAAATTATGTGGTACATTTATATTCAGTTGCACTGTATGTTCTATATCTATCTATACAACGAAAGAAATCCTTTAAAATTAGGATATCTTATTTCTATAAATGATACTTCAAACTGGGAATGGACAGAGAAATTAGGATCTCAAACTGGGAACGGACAGAGAAATTAGGATTTCTCAAATTCCAATCTCTTGatttttagaattaaaaatGTGAAAGTTTTGAACTTTGCTTGTTGCAGCAACATTCTCTCTTCATTCCTCCAGTTCTATCTGTTAACTGCATAAGAATGGGCATATTTTTCTCATGAAGTAACACATTTGAAGCTTTTAATGATATTTTCCTTGCGTGAAAATGAATTTCTTTACTGTTGTGTATATTTAATGGGCAGGAATCCTCTTAATGTCATGTGCGGGAGCACTTGTATGAAATAAACTAATTATACTGTAGTGATTATGTTTTCCTTCTTGCATAAGGAGCTTCTATTTTataattcaataaaatatttCCTGTCTTGGTGtatttctctcttctctttgttGTTTAATCGGTAAACACTAATGCCACTTTTTTGTCCTTATTGAACCTCAGTCTTCTACTGTGCTGTTCTCCTTCCATAAGAGCTTACTCTTTTTACTACTTAGAAGTGAGTCAACAGATAGAGAGGGAGGAAATTAGAACGTTTCTGTTTGAGGTCCTTTTGTAGGAAATATGCTCAATCATTGAAAATTAATGCCAGTAATAATTTATGCCCCTAAAAATAACTTTACTGGTGATGTATTTGGGATTTCTTTATTTTGTATCTTTGCTCTTCAGTTACTCGTAGATGCAAGgattactgacttagtttttgATAGGTGACTGGTGAAGGAGATGACAAATATCTAATTGCTACGGCCGAGCAACCATTATGCGCTTATCATTTAGATGATTGGATCCATCCATCACAACTACCGATCAGGTTGTAATTCTGGGCTAACGAGTGGTTTAATAGTAGAGAGTATGATTGTTGGTttcattaatttaataatttctaATGCGTGGCCAGGTATGCTGGATACTCATCTTGCTTCCGTAAGGAAGCTGGTTCTCATGGTCGTGATACTCTGGGCATTTTCCG
The window above is part of the Euphorbia lathyris chromosome 3, ddEupLath1.1, whole genome shotgun sequence genome. Proteins encoded here:
- the LOC136222105 gene encoding serine--tRNA ligase isoform X1 → MLDINLFRTSKGHNPEIIRESQRRRFGNVDVVDEIIVLDEEWRARQFELDNLRKELNKINKEVAKIKIAGGDATEIIEKTNENKRLAAIKQTEVEEAKEILYKKLASVGNLVHDSVPVSQDEENNAIIRTWGEKRSEPKLRNHVDLVELLGIADIKKGANVAGGRGFYLKGDGVRLNQALINFGLDFLEKRGYTALQTPFFMRQDIMAKCAQLAQFDEELYKVTGEGDDKYLIATAEQPLCAYHLDDWIHPSQLPIRYAGYSSCFRKEAGSHGRDTLGIFRVHQFEKVEQFCLTSPNGNDSWDMHEEMIKNSEDFYKMLNLPYQIVAIVSGALNDAAAKKYDLEAWFPASNTYRELVSCSNCTDYQSRRMEIRYGQKKSNEDAKQYVHLLNSTLTATERTLCCILENYQKENGVEIPEALRGYMGGKSFMPFQNNPSTEAKGKKSKA
- the LOC136222105 gene encoding serine--tRNA ligase isoform X2, with protein sequence MLDINLFRTSKGHNPEIIRESQRRRFGNVDVVDEIIVLDEEWRARQFELDNLRKELNKINKEVAKIKIAGGDATEIIEKTNENKRLAAIKQTEVEEAKEILYKKLASVGNLVHDSVPVSQDEENNAIIRTWGEKRSEPKLRNHVDLVELLGIADIKKGANVAGGRGFYLKGDGVRLNQALINFGLDFLEKRGYTALQTPFFMRQDIMAKCAQLAQFDEELYKVTGEGDDKYLIATAEQPLCAYHLDDWIHPSQLPIRYAGYSSCFRKEAGSHGRDTLGIFRVHQFEKVEQFCLTSPNGNDSWDMHEEMIKNSEDFYKMLNLPYQIVAIVSGALNDAAAKKYDLEAWFPASNTYRELVSCSNCTDYQSRRMEIRYGQKKEFLEQSTKGVSPKNSLLLLRVSKGIPLPVLPRREMSTSLDGVGQEMGW